A region of Nitrospinota bacterium DNA encodes the following proteins:
- a CDS encoding YdeI/OmpD-associated family protein, translated as MKKKQDAPEELVKALNAEAELLSAWNALRPSCRTEYTAIVAEAKNAEARKKAVQKVIKLTTEYYKGHPEKHKTPSSTSRLKRPLYPMPEGIRKALINAVLLEAYNSRPPYQRNDYIGWITRAKREETRHKRLSQMLDELEGGKFYMNMAYHAGQKAAKRAKTGMGNRK; from the coding sequence ATGAAGAAAAAACAGGATGCGCCGGAGGAATTGGTAAAAGCGCTAAACGCCGAAGCGGAGCTTTTATCGGCTTGGAACGCGTTGCGCCCAAGTTGCCGGACGGAGTACACGGCAATTGTGGCGGAAGCGAAAAACGCCGAAGCGCGGAAGAAGGCTGTTCAAAAGGTCATAAAGTTGACCACGGAATATTACAAGGGACATCCGGAAAAGCATAAAACACCTTCCTCCACATCCCGCCTTAAACGGCCCCTTTACCCCATGCCGGAAGGTATCCGCAAAGCGTTAATAAATGCAGTGCTTTTGGAGGCGTACAACAGCCGCCCGCCGTATCAGCGGAACGACTATATCGGCTGGATAACCCGCGCCAAGCGGGAAGAGACACGCCACAAACGGCTGTCGCAAATGCTGGACGAGCTGGAGGGAGGAAAGTTTTATATGAACATGGCATACCATGCCGGTCAAAAAGCCGCCAAACGGGCAAAAACCGGAATGGGAAACAGAAAATGA